The Plasmodium yoelii strain 17X genome assembly, chromosome: 1 genome contains a region encoding:
- a CDS encoding ornithine aminotransferase, putative, translated as MEFVKDLKTPEDYINNELKYGAHNYDPIPVVLKRAKGVFVYDVNDKRYYDFLSAYSSVNQGHCHPNILNAMINQAKNLTICSRAFFSVPLGICERYLTNLLGYDKVLMMNTGAEANETAYKLCRKWGYEVKKIPENMAKIVVCKNNFSGRTLGCISASTTKKCTSNFGPFAPQFSKVPYDDLEALEEELKDPNVCAFIVEPIQGEAGVIVPSDNYLQGVYDICKKYNVLFVADEVQTGLGRTGKLLCVHHYNVKPDVILLGKALSGGHYPISAVLANDDIMLVIKPGEHGSTYGGNPLAASICVEALNVLINEKLCENAEKLGGPFLENLKRELKDSKIVRDVRGKGLLCAIEFKNELVNVLDICLKLKENGLITRDVHDKTIRLTPPLCITKEQLDECTEIIVKTVKFFDERF; from the coding sequence ATGGAATTTGTCAAAGACTTAAAAACACCAGAAGATTATATCAACAACGAATTGAAATATGGAGCTCACAATTATGATCCCATTCCTGTTGTATTAAAAAGAGCTAAGGGTGTATTTGTTTATGATGTTAATGATAAAAGATACTACGATTTTTTATCTGCATATTCATCAGTTAACCAAGGACATTGTCAcccaaatatattaaatgctATGATAAATCAAGCTAAGAACTTAACAATTTGTAGTAGAGCCTTTTTTAGTGTACCTTTAGGAATATGTGAAAGATATCTTACAAACTTACTTGGTTATGATAAAGTGTTAATGATGAATACTGGAGCAGAAGCTAACGAAACtgcatataaattatgtagAAAATGGGGATATGAAGTTAAAAAGATTCCAGAAAATATGGCTAAAATTGTtgtatgtaaaaataatttttcaggAAGAACTTTAGGTTGTATATCTGCATCTACTACAAAAAAATGTACTTCTAATTTTGGTCCATTTGCTCCACAATTTTCTAAGGTTCCTTATGATGACTTAGAAGCATTAGAAGAAGAATTAAAAGATCCAAATGTTTGTGCATTCATTGTTGAACCGATTCAAGGAGAAGCAGGTGTGATTGTACCATCAGATAATTATCTCCAAGGTGTATAtgatatatgtaaaaaatataatgttttatttGTTGCTGATGAAGTTCAAACCGGATTAGGTAGAACCggtaaattattatgtgtaCATCACTACAATGTTAAACCAGATGTAATCTTATTAGGTAAAGCATTATCAGGAGGACATTATCCTATATCCGCTGTTTTAGCAAATGATGATATTATGCTTGTTATAAAACCAGGAGAACATGGTTCAACATATGGTGGGAACCCATTAGCTGCATCTATATGTGTTGAAGCATTGAATGTATTAATTAATGAGAAATTATGTGAAAATGCTGAAAAATTAGGTGGCCCATTtttagaaaatttaaaaagagAATTAAAAGATAGTAAAATTGTTAGAGATGTAAGAGGTAAAGGTTTATTATGTGCtattgaatttaaaaatgaattagTTAATGTTTTAGATATTTgcttaaaattaaaagaaaatggaTTAATTACAAGAGATGTTCATGACAAAACAATTCGTTTAACACCACCTTTATGTATCACAAAAGAACAATTAGATGAATGTACAGAAATAATTGTTAAAACTGTTAAGTTTTTTGATGAGAggttttaa
- a CDS encoding proteasome subunit alpha type-2, putative — translation MADGEYNFSLTTFSPTGKLVQIEYALNRVSSSSPALGIRAKNGVIIATEKKTPNELIEETSIYKIQQISDHIGIVYAGMPGDFRVLLKKARKEAIKYSLQYGNEILVKELVKEIASIVQEFTQTGGVRPFGLSLLICGVDAYGYHLYQIDPSGCYFNWMATCIGKDYQNNISFLEKRYNSDIEVEDAIHTAILTLKESYEGVMNEKNIEIGVVCNNNTFKILTPNEIKDYLIEIE, via the exons atggcTGATGGAGAATATAACTTTTCATTAACAACATTTAGCCCAACTGGAAAATTAGTACAAATCGAATATGCTTTAAATAGAGTATCTAGTAGTTCTCCAGCCTTAg GAATCCGGGCCAAAAACGGAGTCATAATTGCCACGGAAAAAAAGACCCCAAATGAATTGATCGAAGAAACAAGTATTTACAAAATTCAACAAATCAGTGATCATATTGGTATAGTATATGCTGGTATGCCTGGTGATTTTCgagttttattaaaaaaagcaAGAAAAGAAGctataaaatattctttACAATATggaaatgaaatattagTAAAAGAACTAGTAAAAGAAATCGCATCAATTGTTCAAGAATTTACACAAACAGGAGGTGTCAGACCATTTGGTTTGtctttattaatttgtgGCGTTGATGCATATGGTTATCATTTATATCAAATTGATCCATCAGGATGTTATTTTAATTGGATGGCAACATGTATAGGTAAAgattatcaaaataatatttcttttttagaaaaaagatataatagTGATATAGAAGTTGAGGATGCTATACATACAGCCATATTAACCTTAAAGGAAAGTTATGAAGGTGTTATGAATGAAAAGAATATCGAAATAGGGGTTGTTTGTAATAACAatacatttaaaatattaaccCCAAATGAAATTAAAGATTATTTAATAgaaatagaataa
- a CDS encoding T-complex protein 1 subunit zeta, putative encodes MSVHMLNKKADSLRSTNVLLTNINASKGMYEIIKSNLGPKGSYKMLVSASGAIKITKDGNVLLNEMMIQHPTATMLGRICSSIDENLGDGSSSNLIITTGLIYLSEKYILYENIHPRIITQGFDTIKNILFDLLDTMKIPINMENSFNKEVLYNVAKTCVRTKLPIQLADKLSEDLVDSIQIVYNKNKQIDLHMIEIMDIKRNMSINTKLVRGMVLDHGCRHPNMPNRLTKCFILVLNTSLEYEKSEVFSSFVYSNAEDRDKLVESERKFTDDKIKKIIEIKKNIIEKKFKETGEMYNFAVFNQKGIDPMSLDLLAKENIMALRRIKRRNLERIVLCCGGNPCNNVYDIVEEDIGYAGLVYEICVNDEKYTFIEDVLNPKSCTIFIQAPNDYTIKQIKDAIRDGLRSIKNAIDDNCVISGAGAFEIAAYNKLKDEEKKIKGKQKFSFDIYANSLLNIPKVLLENSGLDIHQSLFNVIDKYNENPTEPLGVDLDSGEPIIPHLRGIYDNYCVKKQIISISTAIAQQILLVDEIIRAGKSMGGEK; translated from the exons ATGTCGGTTCACATGCTAAACAAAAAGGCAGATAGCCTACGCTCTACAAATGTGTTGcttacaaatataaatgcaaGCAAGGGTAtgtatgaaataataaagagTAATTTGGGTCCAAAAGGGAGTTACAAGATGCTAGTAAGTGCATCAGGAgctataaaaataacaaaagaTGGGAATGTGTTACTAAATGAAATGATGATACAACATCCAACAGCAACTATGTTAGGTAGAATCTGTTCAAGTATTGATGAGAATCTAGGAGATGGGTCAAGTAgtaatttaataataacaacaggattaatttatttatcagaaaaatatatattatatgaaaatatacaTCCTCGAATTATTACACAAGGGTTTGATActatcaaaaatattttatttgatttattgGATACTATGAAAATTCCaataaatatggaaaataGTTTTAATAAAGAAGTATTGTACAATGTTGCTAAAACATGTGTTAGAACTAAATTGCCAATTCAATTAGCAGATAAATTATCAGAAGATTTGGTAGATAGTATTCAAAttgtttataataaaaataaacaaatcgATTTACATATGATCGAAATTATGgatataaaaagaaatatgAGCATAAATACAAAACTTGTTAGAGGTATGGTACTAGATCATGGTTGCCGACATCCTAATATGCCTAATAGATTAAcaaaatgttttatattagttTTAAATACTAGTTTAGAATATGAAAAAAGTGAagtattttcatcatttgtTTATTCAAATGCTGAAGATCGAGATAAATTAGTTGAATCAGAAAGAAAATTTAcagatgataaaataaaaaaaattattgaaataaaaaaaaatataatagaaaaaaaatttaaagaaaCAGGAGAAATGTATAATTTTGCTGTTTTTAATCAAAAAGGTATCGATCCTATGAGTTTAGATTTATTAgcaaaagaaaatattatggCATTAAGAAGAATAAAAAGAAGAAATTTAGAACGTATTGTTTTATGTTGTGGTGGAAACCCATGTAATAATGTATATGATATTGTTGAAGAAGATATTGGATATGCCGGATTAGTTTATGAAATATGtgtaaatgatgaaaaatatacatttatagaAGATGTTTTAAACCCTAAAAGTTGTACTATATTTATACAAGCTCCTAATGATTATAcaattaaacaaattaaagaTGCAATCAGAGATGGATTACGAAGTATTAAAAATGCAATAGATGATAATTGTGTTATATCTGGTGCAGGTGCTTTTGAAATTGCTgcttataataaattaaaagatgaagaaaaaaaaattaaaggaaaacaaaaattttcatttgaTATTTATGCTAACAGTTTGTTAAACATTCCAAAGGTATTACTAGAAAATAGTGGATTAGATATACATCAATCATTGTTTAATGTTATAGACAAATATAATGAGAACCCAACAGAGCCTCTAGGTGTTGACCTTGATTCTGGAGAACCCATAATACCCCACCTTCGAG gtATTTATGACAATTATTGCGTAAAGAAACAGATCATATCAATTTCAACTGCGATAGCACAACAAATTCTTTTAGTTGACGAAATAATAAGAGCAGGAAAATCAATGGGaggagaaaaataa